ATCTTCGGATCGTCGATGAGGGCGAAACGGCCTTGCGGCGCAAGGGCTTTCGCGATCTCGGCGAAATGGTTCTCCGTGTGGGTGATCGAGAACGCGAAGGCCGGCGCGCCGATGCCCAGGGCCTCCACCTGCGCGGCGAGCGGCTTGCCATGATCGATCACGTGATGGGCGCCGAGCTTACCCACCCAGGCCTGCGTGTCCGGCCGCGACGCGGTGGCGATCACGGTGAGATCCGTGAGCTGGCGCGCGAGCTGGACCGCGATGGAGCCGACGCCGCCGGCGGCTCCCACGATCAGGATGGCGTTGGCGGCACCTTTCACGGGGCGCTTGACCTCCAGCCTGTCGAACAGGGTCTCCCAGGCGGTCAGGGTGGTCAGCGGCAGGGCGGCCGCCTCCTCGAAGCCGAGGGATTTAGGCTTCGCGCCAACGAGCCGCTCGTCCACCACATGGAATTCCGCATTGGTGCCCTGCCGCGTGATGGCGCCGGCGTAGAACCCCTCGTCGCCTTCCCTGAACAGAGAACCCTCCCGCCCCGTCCCTCGCACGATCCCGGCCGCGTCGAAGCCCAGGACCTTCCAGCCGCCCGGCTCGGGCTGCGCCCGCATGCGGACCTTCGTGTCGACCGGGTTCAGGGACACCGCCCTGATCTCGACGAGCAGGTCGCGCGATCCGGGTTCGGGTCGGGGCAGGTCGATGTCGACGAGGGAGGCGTCCTGATCGATGGCAAGGGATTGCTGGTAACCGACGGCGCGCATGGCGTGTCTCCTGTTCGCGCATCGTACGGAAAGGCGGATCCGGTTTTCTGGTCCTGGCGATGCGCATTCAAAAACCCGGCATCGGATGAATCCCAAAGTGGAAATCACTTCTGGTCCGATGCTTTTGGGATCATACTTGGGCATAGTGTCCGAAGCCGCAAGAACGCACAAAAACAGCCCATAGTGTCGAAAAGGATACCGTGATGCCGCAGAGGGCGCCGAGAATGCAGGGCTGCTCCGTCGAGAGGACGATGAGCCTGATCGACGGCAAGTGGAAGATCATCGTGCTCTACAAGCTCCTGCGCGGAACCTTGCGCTTCAACGAGCTGCGCCGGCTCATCCCTTCCATCACGCAGCGCATGCTCACCCACCAGTTGCGCGAGCTGGAGGCCGACGGCCTCATCGTGCGAACCGTCTATGCCCAGGTGCCGCCCCGGGTCGAATACACCCTCTCCGGGCGCGGCCGGTCGCTGGAGCCGGTGCTGACGGCCATGAAGGAATGGGGCGACGCGAATCTGTCGTCGGAGGGGGCAGAGGCAGCGTAAAGTGGCTGTGCGATGCAACAACTTTACCCTACTTTGTTCAGAACCTCATGCTTGTGTTGCGGAACCTGCCGCACTGTGGCAACGCTCCCGCGACCAGATATGTGAGAGGATGCGCGCATGAAGCTGGAAACCCCTACCGGCGGAAGCGAGTTGACGGCACAAGCCGTCGCCGTGCTGGAAAAAGGCCATAAGGCCATTCCGCCCACCTTCGTGCGCGATCTCTATGGGCGCGTCCCGTCCGAGGATCTCGCGTCCTACTCGCCGAAGACGCTGGCGGATCTCGCCGCGGAAGCCTTCGAGCACCTCAAGGCCTCCCGGACCTCCGACGGGGCGGATATCCGGCTCTTTGATTTCGAGATTGAGCGCGAGGGCCGGCGCCAGGACGTGACGGTGCTGGAAATCGTCAACGACAACATGCCTTTCCTGCTCGATTCGACCCTCGCCGAGGTCGTCGACGAGGGCTACGAGCCGCTGCTCGTCGCCCACCCGATCCTGGCGGTGGAGCGGGATGCGGGCGGCGCCCTCGTGCGCCTCGTGGGCGAGGCCACGGCCGCCCTGCGGCTCGGCGTGAAGCGCGAGAGCTTCATCCATATCCACCTGCCGCGCCTCGACGATCCCGAGACCCGCACGCGCCTGATCGAGGCCATGCGCCTCGTTCACAGGGACGTTTCCGTCGCGGTCCACGACTGGCCGGGCATGCGCTCCCGGATCGCCGAGATCGTCCACGATTACCGCCTCAAT
This region of Microvirga mediterraneensis genomic DNA includes:
- a CDS encoding zinc-binding alcohol dehydrogenase family protein, with product MRAVGYQQSLAIDQDASLVDIDLPRPEPGSRDLLVEIRAVSLNPVDTKVRMRAQPEPGGWKVLGFDAAGIVRGTGREGSLFREGDEGFYAGAITRQGTNAEFHVVDERLVGAKPKSLGFEEAAALPLTTLTAWETLFDRLEVKRPVKGAANAILIVGAAGGVGSIAVQLARQLTDLTVIATASRPDTQAWVGKLGAHHVIDHGKPLAAQVEALGIGAPAFAFSITHTENHFAEIAKALAPQGRFALIDDPKMPPDISLMKGKSVSIHWESMFTRSTFQTADMERQHEILNEASRLVDAGTIRTTLAEVIGPINAANLKRAHALVESNRTRGKLVLSGF
- a CDS encoding winged helix-turn-helix transcriptional regulator, yielding MPQRAPRMQGCSVERTMSLIDGKWKIIVLYKLLRGTLRFNELRRLIPSITQRMLTHQLRELEADGLIVRTVYAQVPPRVEYTLSGRGRSLEPVLTAMKEWGDANLSSEGAEAA